In Nocardioides dokdonensis FR1436, the following are encoded in one genomic region:
- a CDS encoding RecQ family ATP-dependent DNA helicase: MSTSPEPSSSPALDRVRRTASEVFGRDVLRPGQAAASTSLLEGHDVLLVAPTGAGKSLTYQVPGLLLDGPCVVVSPLIALQQDQVGGLIEHGARAARLSSAETEAQREQVLASLEAGELDFVFLAPEQLAVDEVRRRIAAARPGLVAVDEAHCVSTWGSDFRPDYARLGELIDELGQRPARPRVVAMTATAAPPVREDITARLHLREPRTVVTDFARENLSFRVVPVADGAGQQRAVLEAAAAPGCGIVYCRTRPATEEYADLLGAEGRRVAAYHAGLPQRRRAETLEAFLAGELDVVVATSAFGMGIDKPDVRWVVHAQAPESPDTYYQEAGRAGRDGQEAVATLVHRPEDHALGRFFAPSVPGRGEVRRVLALAPGVEMAAAQEETGLGRRKIQRIRNLAHLAEESGRGTGADAVLELAEAQRSLERSRVEMMRAYAEGRRCREELLLAYLGASLDERCGRCDTCEDGRAEEGRAEEGAPAEATYVLQERVVHAEFGAGVVSDVETDRVTVLFDDVGYRTLSLEVVEREDLLDTVG; this comes from the coding sequence GTGAGCACTTCCCCAGAACCCTCGTCCAGCCCCGCTCTCGACCGGGTGCGCCGCACCGCGAGCGAGGTGTTCGGCCGCGACGTGCTGCGGCCGGGCCAGGCCGCAGCCTCCACCTCGCTGCTCGAGGGGCACGACGTGCTGCTGGTGGCCCCGACCGGCGCCGGCAAGTCGCTGACCTACCAGGTGCCCGGGCTGCTGCTCGACGGGCCGTGCGTGGTGGTCTCCCCGCTCATCGCGCTGCAGCAGGACCAGGTCGGCGGGCTGATCGAGCACGGCGCCCGGGCGGCGCGGCTGAGCTCGGCGGAGACGGAGGCGCAGCGCGAGCAGGTGCTGGCCTCCCTGGAGGCCGGTGAGCTGGACTTCGTCTTCCTCGCCCCCGAGCAGCTGGCCGTCGACGAGGTACGCCGTCGGATCGCCGCCGCGCGGCCCGGGCTCGTGGCCGTGGACGAGGCGCACTGCGTCTCGACGTGGGGCAGCGACTTCCGTCCCGACTACGCGCGGCTCGGCGAGCTGATCGACGAGCTGGGCCAGCGACCCGCCCGGCCGCGGGTGGTGGCGATGACCGCCACCGCCGCGCCGCCGGTGCGCGAGGACATCACCGCGCGTCTGCACCTGCGTGAGCCGCGCACGGTGGTGACCGACTTCGCCCGGGAGAACCTGTCGTTCCGGGTGGTGCCGGTCGCCGACGGGGCGGGGCAGCAGCGGGCGGTGCTGGAGGCGGCAGCCGCACCCGGCTGCGGCATCGTCTACTGCCGCACCCGCCCGGCGACCGAGGAGTACGCCGACCTGCTGGGTGCCGAGGGCCGGCGGGTCGCGGCGTACCACGCGGGACTGCCCCAGCGTCGCCGCGCGGAGACCCTCGAGGCGTTCCTGGCCGGGGAGCTCGACGTCGTGGTGGCCACCTCAGCCTTCGGGATGGGCATCGACAAGCCCGACGTGCGGTGGGTCGTGCACGCCCAGGCCCCGGAGTCGCCCGACACCTACTACCAGGAGGCCGGCCGTGCCGGTCGCGACGGCCAGGAGGCCGTGGCCACGCTGGTGCACCGGCCCGAGGACCACGCGCTGGGCCGCTTCTTCGCCCCGTCGGTCCCCGGGCGCGGGGAGGTGCGCCGGGTGCTGGCGCTGGCCCCGGGCGTGGAGATGGCCGCCGCCCAGGAGGAGACCGGCCTGGGGCGCCGCAAGATCCAGCGCATCCGCAACCTGGCGCACCTGGCGGAGGAGTCCGGACGGGGCACCGGCGCCGACGCGGTGCTCGAGCTCGCCGAGGCGCAGCGCAGCCTGGAGCGCTCCCGGGTGGAGATGATGCGCGCCTACGCCGAGGGTCGGCGCTGCCGCGAGGAGCTGCTGCTGGCCTACCTCGGTGCGTCGCTCGACGAGCGCTGCGGACGCTGCGACACCTGCGAGGACGGCCGGGCCGAGGAGGGTCGGGCCGAGGAGGGTGCGCCGGCCGAGGCGACCTACGTCCTGCAGGAGCGGGTCGTGCACGCCGAGTTCGGTGCCGGGGTGGTCAGCGACGTGGAGACCGATCGGGTCACCGTGCTCTTCGACGACGTCGGCTACC